One stretch of Halichoerus grypus chromosome 8, mHalGry1.hap1.1, whole genome shotgun sequence DNA includes these proteins:
- the LOC144382842 gene encoding uncharacterized protein LOC144382842, translated as MKISIPGPKLEQVTVFFQVNKLLSGKKEGLGSGLLLQRTEVQLGILWRKNQNSDCQNLLDSISNQGNRHYSTFGDNVKFMETEKSYSILSFNWKEENLLKKKLSFLESMKKCEANAWLMEQKAFYKQCHLKLQKSELAHARLLGNKDLVKRLTSKNLLSNYTSTLVDESEAAVKAIVQNKRGWEKNKMIFRLSLDKNRLYPPLGSSLLKKVEAWPASSTALKANSTKENVRATVKIRRSPSREEGKPALFLSLESLNSPQQEAKQKKLPADSRPLLDREGITRDFSSGPSSIVQSRLQDSATGRKSKGKLLKYLVYGDRSVEHPKKKMPRPRNNPHGSESVQMDPALLTQIQGFLRQESLINERATYLEDRIQGLPQPTHFVFQDYSSNSPLEKGSEGVLHAPGIRTHGVGREQKIILEEIRKQI; from the coding sequence GTCCAACTGGGCATCTTATGGAGAAAGAACCAGAACAGCGACTGTCAGAACCTGTTGGACAGCATCAGCAATCAGGGAAACAGACACTATTCCACATTTGGAGACAATGTAAAGTTTATGGAAACAGAGAAGTCCTACTCAATTCTGTCCTTCAACTGGAAAGAAGAGAACTTGTTGAAAAAGAAACTCAGTTTTCTGGAGTCCATGAAGAAATGTGAAGCTAATGCCTGGCTAATGGAGCAGAAAGCCTTTTATAAACAATGCCACTTGAAGCTCCAAAAGTCAGAGCTGGCTCATGCCCGTTTGCTAGGCAACAAGGACCTGGTCAAACGGCTCACCTCCAAGAACTTGTTGTCCAACTACACCTCCACCTTGGTGGATGAGAGTGAGGCAGCAGTGAAGGCAATAGTCCAGAATAAGAGAGGGTGGGAGAAGAACAAGATGATCTTCAGACTTAGCCTGGATAAGAACAGACTCTATCCACCCCTTGGTAGTAGTCTGCTGAAGAAGGTGGAGGCCTGGCCAGCTTCCAGCACAGCTTTAAAGGCAAACTCCACGAAAGAGAATGTAAGGGCAACTGTAAAAATCAGGAGGTCTCCTTCCAGAGAGGAGGGCAAGCCagctctgtttttatctttagaGTCTCTGAATAGCCCACAGCaggaagcaaaacagaaaaagctTCCTGCAGACAGCAGGCCATTGCTGGACAGGGAAGGAATCACGAGGGACTTCTCCAGCGGGCCATCAAGCATTGTTCAGAGCCGTCTCCAAGATTCAGCCACTGGCAGGAAATCGAAAGGCAAACTTCTTAAATACCTAGTGTATGGAGACAGAAGTGTGGAGCACCCCAAAAAGAAAATGCCAAGACCCAGGAACAACCCCCATGGCTCAGAAAGTGTGCAAATGGACCCAGCACTGCTGACCCAGATTCAAGGCTTCCTAAGGCAAGAGTCTCTCATAAATGAAAGAGCTACGTATCTGGAGGACAGAATCCAAGGTCTGCCACAGCCCACACATTTTGTCTTTCAAGATTACTCTTCCAACAGTCCCTTGgagaaaggaagtgagggagtACTGCATGCTCCAGGAATCAGAACGCATGGTGTAGGAAGAGAGCAGAAAATCATTCTTGAAGAGattagaaaacaaatttga